In Lacibacter sp. H375, one DNA window encodes the following:
- the guaA gene encoding glutamine-hydrolyzing GMP synthase, producing MTEKILILDFGSQYTQLIARAVREANVYCEIVPYHKPVVKDEFLKGIILSGSPFSVNDANAPMVDVELLTKSLPVLGICYGAQLTAKQLGGRVEKSEKREYGRAILSKKESDVLFNGVSDTSQVWMSHADTILELPKGFEIMAVTESIPVAAFRANGTYDHPLYGLQFHPEVYHSTEGKKILKNFLMDICGCKGEWTPASFVNETVDALKKQIGNRKVIMALSGGVDSTVAATLIHRAIGKNLFGIFVDNGVLRKDEFQQVLDTYGTIGLNVKGVDAREHFYTKLAGKSNPEEKRKIIGGTFIEVFDREAHTIEGVELLGQGTIYPDVIESVSVHGPSVTIKSHHNVGGLPDTMKLELVEPLRYLFKDEVRRVGAELGIPADLLNRHPFPGPGLAIRILGEVTEEKVDLLQRADAIFINGLKEHKLYDKVWQAGAILLPVQSVGVMGDERTYEFTLALRAVTSVDGMTADWAHLPYEFLAHISNEIINKVRGINRVVYDISSKPPATIEWE from the coding sequence ATGACAGAAAAGATTCTCATCCTCGATTTTGGCTCACAATATACCCAACTGATAGCCCGTGCAGTGCGTGAAGCAAATGTGTACTGCGAAATTGTTCCTTATCACAAACCGGTAGTAAAAGACGAATTCCTGAAAGGCATCATTCTTTCCGGCAGTCCTTTCTCTGTAAACGATGCCAATGCGCCGATGGTGGATGTGGAATTGTTGACCAAATCGCTCCCGGTTTTAGGCATTTGTTACGGGGCACAGTTAACAGCCAAACAGCTTGGCGGACGTGTAGAGAAAAGTGAAAAGCGTGAATATGGCCGTGCCATCCTCAGCAAAAAAGAATCAGATGTTTTGTTCAACGGTGTAAGCGATACATCGCAGGTGTGGATGAGCCATGCAGATACTATTCTTGAATTACCAAAGGGTTTCGAGATCATGGCAGTTACCGAATCTATTCCTGTAGCAGCATTTCGTGCAAACGGAACGTACGATCATCCATTATATGGGTTACAGTTTCATCCGGAAGTGTATCATTCAACTGAAGGTAAAAAGATCCTCAAAAACTTTTTGATGGATATCTGCGGTTGCAAAGGCGAATGGACACCTGCTTCTTTTGTAAATGAAACAGTAGACGCCTTAAAGAAACAGATCGGCAACCGTAAAGTGATCATGGCATTGAGCGGCGGTGTTGATTCAACCGTTGCAGCAACGCTTATCCATAGAGCAATCGGTAAAAACCTCTTCGGCATTTTTGTAGATAACGGCGTGTTACGTAAAGATGAATTTCAACAGGTACTCGACACATACGGCACTATTGGTTTAAATGTAAAAGGTGTTGATGCACGTGAGCATTTTTATACCAAGCTTGCCGGCAAAAGCAATCCTGAAGAAAAAAGAAAAATTATTGGCGGCACGTTCATTGAAGTGTTCGACCGTGAAGCACATACCATTGAAGGTGTGGAATTACTCGGGCAAGGAACGATCTATCCCGATGTAATTGAAAGCGTGAGTGTGCATGGTCCATCGGTAACAATCAAATCGCATCATAACGTTGGTGGATTACCTGATACCATGAAACTTGAACTGGTAGAACCACTCCGTTATTTATTTAAAGATGAAGTAAGAAGAGTTGGTGCTGAGTTGGGTATTCCTGCTGATCTCCTGAACCGTCACCCTTTCCCCGGTCCTGGTTTAGCGATACGTATTTTAGGAGAAGTAACAGAAGAGAAAGTTGACCTGTTACAACGTGCTGACGCCATCTTCATCAATGGTTTGAAAGAACATAAGCTCTACGATAAAGTGTGGCAGGCAGGTGCTATCCTGTTACCTGTGCAAAGTGTGGGTGTAATGGGTGATGAACGTACTTATGAATTTACATTGGCGTTAAGAGCAGTTACTTCTGTTGATGGTATGACGGCCGACTGGGCACATCTGCCATATGAATTTCTGGCACATATTTCGAATGAGATCATCAACAAAGTAAGAGGCATTAACCGGGTGGTGTATGATATCAGCAGCAAGCCACCTGCAACCATTGAATGGGAATAA
- a CDS encoding cupin domain-containing protein codes for MPPDTIQSTEDPRKNELPKLTPHIIVEIVEYIPGSVVSKTVIKKSGGDVTATSVDEGEEFCETIMEFDIYVQVIDGKAEVTIDKERIKLNLGEGIILPANVVHCFHASEQFKMITTMINNNQQEVSAAA; via the coding sequence ATGCCTCCAGATACGATCCAATCAACTGAAGACCCCCGCAAAAATGAATTGCCCAAATTAACACCACACATCATTGTTGAAATTGTTGAATATATACCTGGTTCTGTTGTAAGCAAGACAGTGATTAAAAAATCAGGTGGAGATGTAACGGCTACTTCAGTAGATGAAGGTGAAGAGTTCTGTGAAACGATCATGGAGTTTGACATCTATGTGCAGGTGATTGACGGCAAAGCTGAAGTAACGATCGATAAAGAACGAATCAAATTAAATCTGGGCGAAGGTATTATTCTGCCTGCAAATGTTGTGCATTGTTTTCATGCAAGTGAACAGTTTAAAATGATCACAACAATGATCAATAACAATCAGCAGGAAGTAAGCGCTGCGGCATAA
- a CDS encoding head GIN domain-containing protein yields MRTKFFYGAVLLLISGFVLSSCTTRRVKGNGNIITSTRNEGSFNAVKASGSFDVFFSQADENEIRIEADENLMKYIQTNVENGVLRIRTKSGMNIRPSQDIKVYVKSPRYKSVSLAGSGNMVAETKITSTEKIKVSIAGSGDIKLQEVDAPQVDVNISGSGKAEGFGNTRDLDIDVAGSGDVMMKDLKAENAKISIAGSGNVWLFASMKLDVRVAGGGDIHYYGNPPDIKSKLAGSGNLIKE; encoded by the coding sequence ATGCGTACAAAATTTTTCTACGGAGCCGTTCTTCTCCTTATTTCAGGCTTCGTGCTCAGTTCCTGCACTACCAGGCGGGTGAAAGGTAACGGCAACATCATAACAAGTACCCGAAATGAAGGGAGCTTTAATGCCGTAAAAGCGTCGGGATCATTCGATGTGTTTTTTAGCCAGGCCGATGAAAACGAGATCAGGATCGAGGCCGATGAAAACCTGATGAAATATATACAAACCAACGTTGAGAACGGGGTACTCCGAATCCGCACAAAAAGCGGTATGAATATCCGGCCATCCCAGGACATTAAAGTGTATGTGAAATCACCCAGATATAAAAGTGTAAGCCTTGCCGGTAGTGGAAATATGGTGGCTGAAACAAAAATTACGTCTACCGAAAAGATCAAGGTAAGCATTGCAGGCAGCGGTGATATTAAACTGCAGGAGGTGGATGCACCACAGGTTGACGTAAATATTTCAGGCAGCGGTAAGGCCGAAGGTTTTGGCAACACCCGTGACCTTGATATTGATGTGGCCGGCAGTGGCGATGTGATGATGAAAGACCTGAAAGCCGAGAATGCAAAGATCAGTATTGCAGGTTCGGGCAATGTGTGGTTATTTGCCAGCATGAAACTGGATGTGCGTGTAGCCGGAGGAGGTGATATCCATTATTATGGCAACCCGCCCGACATTAAATCGAAGCTGGCAGGTTCTGGAAACCTCATCAAGGAATAA
- a CDS encoding outer membrane beta-barrel protein has translation MKQLITVILLLISGAAIAQSTPQKKITQKKDTLRASRDYFMKFDDINGESPDTLPPAPNLLTLSAGGSMSQTTNTNLGDRYTAQARPGYAFSIGYARELPKSRLQINASYFKGGVNVAAGDINGDGKDDISNVDLQYLSIPVQYQFYIGARKRFFVGGGGYASFLLSSKQTGRPIYGDIKTYDAGATASAGAWLGKRMMLQTGYQLGLVDIDVSESNKARNGMAFLMLSYALFSKIKYGPVITIKPKG, from the coding sequence ATGAAACAACTAATCACAGTTATTCTCTTGCTAATTTCAGGTGCTGCCATTGCACAAAGCACGCCCCAAAAAAAGATAACGCAGAAAAAGGATACATTGCGGGCAAGCCGTGATTATTTTATGAAGTTTGATGATATCAATGGCGAAAGCCCGGATACACTTCCACCTGCTCCAAATCTTTTAACGCTCAGTGCTGGCGGATCCATGTCGCAAACAACTAATACAAATCTGGGTGATCGTTACACTGCACAGGCAAGACCCGGCTACGCTTTCAGTATCGGGTATGCACGGGAGTTACCCAAAAGCAGGTTGCAGATCAATGCCTCTTATTTTAAAGGAGGTGTGAATGTTGCAGCCGGCGATATAAACGGCGATGGAAAAGATGATATCAGCAATGTTGATCTGCAATACCTCAGCATTCCTGTTCAATACCAGTTTTATATTGGTGCACGCAAACGATTCTTTGTTGGAGGTGGTGGCTACGCATCCTTCCTGCTTTCATCAAAACAAACCGGTCGACCTATTTATGGTGATATTAAAACCTATGACGCAGGCGCTACTGCATCTGCAGGTGCATGGCTTGGTAAACGAATGATGCTACAAACAGGTTATCAGTTAGGATTGGTGGATATTGATGTATCTGAAAGTAATAAAGCCCGTAACGGTATGGCCTTTCTGATGCTCAGTTATGCATTGTTTTCAAAAATAAAATACGGGCCAGTGATTACGATAAAGCCGAAGGGGTAA
- a CDS encoding retropepsin-like aspartic protease produces the protein MSSLSPVKLLVAAVMLLTVANSKAQEVAGKYSSKAVLGYGSAQQKTAAANPFERDPVVTTDSADFILPFSRAGNLILIKAKADAIEGSFILDTGAPGLILNMTYFRDYPVTEHYGGEEGGGITGSVAGYGHTMVKKLSFGSVNYFKVEADRINLGHIENSKGIKIFGLLGVQLFKQFEMIIDYENSEIHLHHITKKDGKNYQHQLLADTSTYSVFPIDIMQNKILTYGKVGNKKLTFLVDTGAESNVIDSRLSENVLDNVVITKRMVLNGAGNKKVDALYGDMSNLKMGDRDITSMPVLVTNLAKMCFAYDRCLDGMLGFDFLSMHKIGFNFVKRKMYIWK, from the coding sequence ATGTCATCATTATCACCGGTAAAGCTATTGGTTGCCGCAGTTATGTTATTAACTGTAGCTAACAGCAAGGCACAGGAAGTTGCCGGTAAATACTCGTCGAAAGCAGTGCTGGGCTATGGCAGTGCACAACAAAAAACCGCTGCTGCCAACCCATTCGAACGTGATCCCGTCGTTACAACAGACAGTGCTGATTTTATTCTTCCCTTCAGCCGTGCAGGAAATCTTATACTTATTAAAGCAAAGGCCGATGCCATTGAAGGAAGTTTTATACTAGATACGGGTGCGCCGGGTTTAATTCTTAACATGACTTATTTCAGAGATTATCCTGTAACAGAACATTACGGCGGTGAAGAGGGCGGAGGTATAACAGGTTCTGTGGCGGGATATGGACATACGATGGTGAAGAAATTGTCTTTTGGATCAGTGAATTATTTTAAAGTGGAAGCTGATCGTATCAATCTCGGTCATATCGAAAACAGCAAGGGGATAAAAATATTCGGGTTACTGGGTGTGCAATTGTTCAAACAGTTTGAGATGATCATTGATTATGAGAACAGCGAAATTCATCTGCACCATATCACAAAAAAAGATGGAAAGAATTATCAACATCAGCTGCTTGCAGATACATCCACCTATTCTGTATTCCCGATCGATATCATGCAGAATAAAATACTTACCTATGGAAAAGTGGGGAACAAAAAATTGACCTTTCTTGTTGATACAGGAGCTGAATCGAATGTGATCGATAGCCGTTTGTCTGAAAATGTATTGGACAATGTGGTGATCACAAAACGCATGGTGTTGAATGGTGCAGGTAATAAAAAAGTGGATGCCTTGTATGGCGATATGAGTAACCTCAAAATGGGTGATCGTGATATTACAAGTATGCCGGTGCTTGTAACAAACCTGGCGAAAATGTGTTTTGCCTACGACAGGTGTTTAGATGGCATGCTTGGTTTCGATTTTCTCTCCATGCACAAAATTGGGTTTAACTTTGTAAAGCGTAAGATGTATATATGGAAATGA
- a CDS encoding ThuA domain-containing protein, producing MRLLYCFLLFSLPFFISSATVKQKKKVLVFAKTAGFRHASIPKGKDALLLMGKQNNFLVDTTEDASYFTEETLKKYDVVIFLSTTGDILNNEQQAAFENFIRSGKGFVGIHAAADTEYQWPWYNKLVGAYFLSHPKQQKAKLTITDHKHASTKHLPHVWERFDEWYNYKSRNNDVKVLMTIDEKSYEGGKEGAFHPMAWYHSFDGGRAFYTALGHTDESYKEENFLKHLLGGIKYAMGRK from the coding sequence ATGCGATTGCTCTATTGTTTTTTATTGTTCAGCTTGCCGTTCTTTATTTCATCAGCAACTGTAAAACAAAAGAAGAAGGTGCTTGTGTTTGCTAAGACTGCCGGCTTCCGCCATGCATCAATTCCAAAAGGAAAAGACGCATTGTTACTGATGGGAAAGCAAAACAACTTTCTTGTTGACACAACTGAAGATGCTTCTTACTTTACTGAAGAAACACTGAAAAAATATGATGTGGTTATTTTCCTGAGTACAACCGGCGACATCTTAAACAATGAACAGCAAGCTGCATTCGAAAACTTTATCCGTTCAGGAAAAGGGTTTGTGGGCATACATGCTGCTGCGGATACAGAATACCAATGGCCCTGGTATAACAAATTGGTAGGCGCTTATTTTTTGAGCCATCCAAAACAACAGAAAGCAAAACTTACCATAACTGATCACAAACATGCTTCCACTAAACATTTACCACACGTGTGGGAACGTTTCGACGAATGGTACAATTACAAGAGTAGAAATAATGATGTAAAAGTTTTAATGACCATTGACGAAAAAAGTTATGAAGGTGGAAAAGAAGGTGCTTTTCATCCAATGGCCTGGTATCATTCATTTGATGGCGGCCGTGCTTTTTATACTGCATTGGGCCATACTGATGAATCGTATAAAGAAGAAAACTTTTTGAAGCATTTGCTAGGTGGAATTAAGTATGCAATGGGTCGCAAATAA
- a CDS encoding MmcQ/YjbR family DNA-binding protein yields MISLKTFRELALSFEEVTEQPHFEKASFRVKKKIFVTLDEVKSIACVKFSATDQSVYCLIDATLIWPVPNKWGKQGWTLINLKKIKKELLKDALTSAYCSVAPIALAALYQK; encoded by the coding sequence ATGATCTCACTTAAAACCTTTCGTGAACTTGCACTTTCATTTGAAGAAGTAACTGAGCAACCACATTTTGAAAAAGCATCGTTCCGTGTAAAGAAGAAAATCTTTGTTACACTTGATGAAGTTAAGAGCATTGCCTGCGTAAAATTTTCTGCAACTGATCAATCGGTTTATTGTCTCATTGATGCAACGTTAATCTGGCCAGTACCAAATAAATGGGGCAAACAGGGATGGACACTCATAAACCTAAAAAAAATAAAAAAGGAATTGCTGAAAGATGCGCTTACATCAGCTTATTGCAGTGTGGCACCAATAGCATTAGCTGCGTTGTACCAAAAATGA
- a CDS encoding M14 family metallopeptidase has protein sequence MRKLFVALSVFSLFNSFAQLPVTRYETSKGKESVTYYEAIDAWKKIDKASPIVSMMTMGPTDANEPLHLVLVSADGTFKPLQWQQKNKVVILINNGIHPGEPDGIDASISLVKDIVTKKRSLPTNVVLAIIPVYNIGGSLNRSAFYRVSQDGPTEKGFRGNSQNFDLNRDFIKNDSKEARSFAQIFHLVQPDIFIDNHVSNGADYQHVMTLLTSQHNKLGGKLGEYLNQTFEPAIYKSMKAKGYDLLPYVNNFGDSPETGWNAYWDGPRYSSGYASLWNTFSFVPETHMLKPYPQRVEATYQLMVSMMEFATTNQTTIKQLREQQQKEQLTQQQFPVGFTLDRSRFSEILYKGYEAGRKPSNVSGLPRLYYDRNKPFEKQIKFYNFFNPKTMIDKPTAYVIPQGWWKVIDLLQINKVKMRQFKKDTSIEVEVYRIDEYKTAPRPYEGHHLNSDVKTSKTVQQMKFRKGDWYIQMNQKANRFIMEVLEPTGDDSYFAWNFFDGILGQKEGYSSYVFEETAEEFLKQNPAVKQKLEERRANDTAFAKSGSAQLNFVYQNSPYFEPVYLRYPVYRIK, from the coding sequence ATGAGAAAATTGTTCGTTGCATTATCAGTATTCAGCCTGTTCAACAGCTTTGCCCAACTTCCCGTTACACGTTATGAGACATCGAAAGGTAAAGAAAGTGTAACCTATTATGAAGCGATCGATGCATGGAAAAAAATCGATAAAGCATCTCCAATTGTTTCAATGATGACGATGGGGCCAACTGATGCCAACGAGCCTTTGCATTTAGTGTTGGTAAGTGCCGATGGAACATTTAAACCCTTACAATGGCAGCAGAAGAACAAAGTAGTGATCCTGATCAACAATGGCATCCATCCTGGTGAGCCCGATGGTATTGATGCAAGTATTTCACTGGTGAAAGATATTGTTACAAAGAAACGCTCATTGCCAACCAACGTTGTGCTGGCAATTATTCCTGTATATAATATTGGCGGCAGTTTGAACCGCAGTGCCTTTTATAGAGTAAGCCAGGATGGCCCAACAGAAAAAGGTTTTCGTGGCAACTCACAAAATTTCGATCTGAACCGTGATTTTATTAAGAACGATTCGAAAGAAGCAAGAAGTTTTGCACAGATTTTTCATTTGGTGCAGCCCGATATTTTTATTGACAACCATGTAAGCAATGGTGCCGATTATCAACATGTGATGACACTGCTTACATCGCAACACAACAAACTCGGTGGAAAGCTTGGTGAATACCTTAACCAAACATTTGAACCCGCCATTTACAAAAGCATGAAAGCAAAAGGTTATGACCTTCTCCCCTATGTAAATAATTTTGGCGATAGCCCTGAAACAGGATGGAATGCTTATTGGGATGGCCCACGTTACAGCAGTGGTTATGCATCGCTCTGGAATACTTTTTCATTTGTGCCTGAAACGCATATGCTCAAACCCTATCCTCAACGTGTGGAAGCAACCTATCAATTGATGGTGAGTATGATGGAATTTGCCACTACAAATCAAACAACCATCAAGCAATTGCGTGAGCAACAGCAAAAAGAACAATTAACACAACAACAATTCCCTGTTGGTTTTACTTTAGACAGAAGTCGTTTTTCTGAAATACTTTATAAAGGATACGAGGCAGGTCGCAAGCCTAGCAATGTATCAGGTCTGCCACGTTTGTATTACGACCGTAATAAACCATTTGAAAAGCAAATCAAGTTTTACAATTTCTTCAACCCAAAAACGATGATTGATAAGCCAACCGCTTATGTCATCCCGCAAGGCTGGTGGAAGGTGATCGATCTGTTGCAGATTAACAAAGTGAAGATGCGCCAGTTTAAAAAAGATACAAGTATTGAAGTGGAAGTTTATCGTATTGATGAATATAAAACTGCTCCCCGTCCGTATGAAGGTCATCACTTAAATTCAGACGTAAAGACAAGTAAAACTGTGCAGCAAATGAAATTCCGTAAAGGTGATTGGTATATACAGATGAATCAGAAAGCCAATCGTTTCATCATGGAAGTGTTAGAACCAACCGGAGATGACAGCTATTTTGCCTGGAACTTTTTTGATGGTATCCTCGGACAAAAAGAAGGTTACAGCAGTTATGTGTTTGAAGAAACAGCCGAAGAATTTTTGAAACAAAACCCTGCAGTAAAACAAAAACTTGAAGAACGCAGAGCAAATGATACTGCTTTTGCCAAAAGTGGCAGTGCCCAACTGAATTTTGTGTATCAAAATTCTCCTTATTTTGAACCAGTGTATTTGCGTTACCCTGTGTATAGAATAAAGTAA
- the rpsT gene encoding 30S ribosomal protein S20 encodes MANHKATKKDVRQSATRRDRNRYYGKTTRNAIRDLQAIATGKEAGEQLPAVASMIDKLAKRGVIHKNKAANLKSKLTKKVNALAK; translated from the coding sequence ATGGCAAATCATAAGGCTACCAAAAAAGATGTTCGTCAGAGTGCAACCCGCAGAGATCGCAACCGTTATTACGGCAAAACTACCCGTAATGCCATCCGTGATCTGCAGGCGATCGCTACCGGAAAAGAAGCAGGTGAGCAATTACCGGCTGTTGCTTCCATGATCGACAAATTGGCGAAGCGTGGCGTTATTCACAAGAACAAAGCTGCTAACTTAAAGAGCAAGCTGACGAAGAAAGTGAATGCGTTAGCAAAGTAA